A genomic segment from Gracilimonas sediminicola encodes:
- a CDS encoding dienelactone hydrolase family protein, with amino-acid sequence MKKLILLAPVLFLITACGDSKYSTNDKNVVGQEISYSTDEITMNGYISQDENNFAKRPGVLVVHEWWGHDEHARRAADELAKLGYVALAVDMYGNGKQASHPDDAMKFSNNVMSNFDTAKARFNAALETLKNRGNVDSTKIGAIGYCFGGSVILAMANSGSDLDGVAAFHAGLQLPVMPQDSLSSRILILNGADDPFVTEEQVANLTGAYEELGADYQYINYDGAQHAYTNPAADSLGQKFDLPLAYNAQADSLSWEEMKGFLNETFSGDEAEK; translated from the coding sequence ATGAAAAAGTTAATACTGCTTGCACCTGTTTTATTTTTAATCACAGCGTGTGGCGATAGCAAATACAGCACCAATGATAAAAATGTAGTGGGGCAGGAGATCAGCTACTCCACCGATGAGATTACCATGAACGGGTATATCAGTCAGGACGAAAACAACTTTGCCAAGCGCCCGGGGGTGCTGGTGGTGCATGAGTGGTGGGGCCACGATGAGCATGCACGCCGGGCAGCGGATGAACTGGCCAAGCTCGGCTATGTAGCCCTTGCCGTGGATATGTACGGAAACGGCAAGCAGGCTTCCCATCCTGATGATGCCATGAAGTTCTCCAACAACGTGATGAGCAATTTCGACACGGCCAAAGCACGGTTTAATGCGGCCCTGGAAACCCTCAAAAACCGGGGTAATGTGGATTCCACTAAAATCGGGGCTATCGGCTATTGTTTTGGAGGAAGTGTGATCCTGGCCATGGCCAACTCCGGCTCCGATCTGGATGGCGTGGCTGCTTTTCATGCCGGTCTCCAACTCCCTGTGATGCCTCAGGACAGCCTCTCCTCCCGCATCCTGATCTTAAATGGCGCCGATGATCCCTTTGTGACGGAAGAGCAGGTGGCCAACCTGACCGGTGCTTATGAAGAACTGGGCGCAGACTATCAATACATCAATTACGACGGCGCCCAACATGCCTACACTAACCCCGCCGCCGATTCCCTCGGCCAGAAGTTTGACCTCCCGCTGGCCTACAACGCCCAGGCCGACAGCCTGAGTTGGGAGGAGATGAAGGGCTTTTTGAATGAGACCTTTTCCGGCGACGAGGCGGAGAAGTAA